The window CCGCAGCAGCCGCGGCGGCGACGTTACTTACCACGGTCCGGGCCAGATGGTCGTCTATCCGATTATCGATCTGAAGTCGAAGCTCCGGAAAGACGTGCATCGCTATCTTAGGCTCTTAGAGCGGTCGGCGATTCGAACTCTCGAGAGCTTCGGCATCGTGGCGGAGCGCAATCCTCCCTGGACCGGAATTTGGATCGGCGGGAGAAAGATCGCGGCGATCGGCGTAGCGGTTCGGCGAGGGATTACTTACCATGGCCTCGCGCTCAACGTGAACACGGATCTGACGTACTTTCAGCGGATTATTCCATGCGGCCTTGCCTGGTCTGAAGTGACTTCGATGGCTAAAGAACTAGGTACAGACCAAAGTATCGAAGCTGTTAAGCAGCGATTCGCCACGAATCTCGCCGCCCTCTTCGGATATTCCGAAATTAAATCGCTCGCGAACTTACTTGATTTTCAGGCTCAAAAAGGCACCAGCTACGAGGCGCGTGAAGGTCCGCGAGCGGAGGCGTACTCTTCTAGTACGTTGGCGCGAAGCGGACCGAGCGCGCCTATTAAAACGCCTGCCAGTGGCAGGCTATGGTAGATGGCCCTTTTTCAACAGCCTGAGAAATTTTATGCCAAGAAGACATCCAGATTGGGTAAAGGTTAGGGCTCCAGGCAGCCCCAACTACCTCCGGCTCAAACGGATTCTAAGAGACCGCAAGCTCCACACCGTTTGCGAGGAGGCGCGCTGCCCGAACATCGGCGAGTGCTGGGGGCACAACACCGCGACCTTTTTGATCCTGGGCGACATATGCACGCGCGGCTGCCGCTTCTGCGCGATCAGCAAGGGCAAGCCGGTGCTGCTGGACCCCGAGGAGCCGCGCAATGTGGCTCTGTCCGTAAAAGATCTCGGATTGCAGCACATCGTCGTGACTTCCGTCGATCGCGACGACCTACCCGACGGCGGCTCCGCCCATTTCGCCAAAACCGTATTCTGGATCAAATCGCTGAATCCTGGGATACGAGTAGAAGT is drawn from Candidatus Binatia bacterium and contains these coding sequences:
- the lipB gene encoding lipoyl(octanoyl) transferase LipB — its product is RSSRGGDVTYHGPGQMVVYPIIDLKSKLRKDVHRYLRLLERSAIRTLESFGIVAERNPPWTGIWIGGRKIAAIGVAVRRGITYHGLALNVNTDLTYFQRIIPCGLAWSEVTSMAKELGTDQSIEAVKQRFATNLAALFGYSEIKSLANLLDFQAQKGTSYEAREGPRAEAYSSSTLARSGPSAPIKTPASGRLW